One Falco biarmicus isolate bFalBia1 chromosome 13, bFalBia1.pri, whole genome shotgun sequence genomic region harbors:
- the CCDC195 gene encoding LOW QUALITY PROTEIN: putative coiled-coil domain-containing protein 195 (The sequence of the model RefSeq protein was modified relative to this genomic sequence to represent the inferred CDS: inserted 2 bases in 1 codon), whose product MEGNLHLLQIIRKMRSQINTLERENRALRGELQACGQRPVPPVREAAGEGGNSNVRSLTSDGEGPAVSPASLHGSIVAVPAPAPKEQTDTTMTVRRYTMASAVPAPSSARAPRAGKRAPSRRLPATPGSAWPPAPPAATYLTGRQEEGLEKMPASCLSYSRSSQMKLFQQHVYKCRGKVKAVSFLLPMDISSYAAKQGSLKSPQNQXTQQLTTIAEKDM is encoded by the exons ATGGAGGGAAACTTGCACCTCCTCCAAATCATCCGCAAGATGCGTTCCCAAATCAATACGCTGGAGAGGGAAAACAGAGCCCTGAGGGGAGAACTGCAGGCCTGTGGGCAGAGACCTGTGCCACCAGTgagagaggcagcaggagaaggtgGGAACAGCAACGTGAGGAGCCTCACCAGTGATGGGGAAGGACCAGCTGTCTCTCCAGCATCCCTGCATGGAAGCATCGTGGCTGTTCCCGCTCCGGCACCAAAGGAGCAGACAG aTACCACCATGACCGTGCGGCGCTACACCATGGCATCAGCGGTGCCTGCTCCTTCCAGCGCGAGGGCTCCCCGGGCCGGCAAGAGGGCTCCGAGCCGCAGGCTCCCGGCCACACCAGGCAGTGCctggccaccagcccctcctgctGCCACGTACCTCACCGGCAGACAGGAGGAAGGGCTTGAAAAAATGCCAGCCAGCTGTCTTTCATACAGTCGTTCCAGTCAAATGAAGCTGTTCCAGCAGCATGTCTATAAGTGCAG AGGTAAAGTAAAGGCTGTTAGTTTCCTCTTACCGATGGATATATCGTCATACGCTGCGAAGCAAGGTTCCCTCAAAAGCCCACAAAATCA AACACAACAGTTAACCACCATCGCTGAGAAGGATATGTGA